One region of Quercus lobata isolate SW786 chromosome 2, ValleyOak3.0 Primary Assembly, whole genome shotgun sequence genomic DNA includes:
- the LOC115967382 gene encoding uncharacterized protein LOC115967382, producing the protein MADDQVPCHQGSVAATNPLRDTQGGEKLGYSGSISTVSGRKEFILDDEVTGAVAMAEEDREQWVMKFDGSYTTQSRGVRVVLYHEEDKAVVLSFKLEFPCSNNMEKYEAYLTGLAMALEIGVKHLKVMGDSNLVNCQAKGIFSLKEPSLAPYRAMA; encoded by the exons ATGGCTGATGACCAAGTCCCATGCCATCAAGGCTCTGTTGCAGCAACCAATCCTCTCAG GGACACCCAGGGCGGTGAAAAGCTAGGCTATAGCGGATCTATTAGCACAGTTTCCGGGAGAAAAGAATTTATACTGGACGATGAAGTTACAGGGGCAGTAGCCATGGCAGAAGAGGACAGAGAACAATGGGTAATGAAATTTGATGGGTCTTATACCACCCAATCAAGGGGAGTGAGAGTAGTTCTGTACCATGAAGAAGATAAGGCAGTAGTGCTATCATTCAAACTGGAATTCCCCTGTTCAAACAACATGGAAAAATATGAAGCCTATCTAACTGGGTTGGCCATGGCTCTTGAAATAGGAGTTAAGCACTTAAAGGTGATGGGTGATTCAAACCTGGTGAACTGCCAGGCCAAAGGGATCTTCTCCCTAAAAGAACCCAGCCTAGCCCCATACAGAGCAATGGCCTAA